The following DNA comes from Streptomyces sp. NBC_00690.
ACCAGCCGATAGATGCCCATCGCCTGTGATCGGACCGAAGCTTGTGACGCCGCGCTGCCCGGCTGTGCTCTTGCCGCAGGACGTCTGGCGGCCTTTGCTCGTCGATAGGGCGGTACCGTCTGCCACGGGTGGAAAGCACGAAAAAGCGGTACCGGATCTCTCCGATACCGCTCACGACCTGCGAATACACAAGTCGGGACGACAGGATTTGAACCTGCGACCCCTTGACCCCCAGTCAAGTGCGCTACCAAGCTGCGCCACGTCCCGATGTGCGCCGGTTTTGTACCCAAGACCCGGCGCGCAAGACAACATTACCCCACTCGCGGCACGGACTGAGCGTCCGGCCTGCGCGCGGGCACCCGGTTCGGGGAGAATCGAGGAGTGGATAAGGCGCCGAGAGACCGCGACGACGAAGGGCGTGCCCGAAACGCCCGCCCTCGCGATGGACTGGGACGCCCGCTCCCCTATGGCGTGCCTGGCGTGGAGCGGCAGCCCGAGGGAGTGGTGCGCAGCCCCGACCAGAGCTTGAAGGAGGCGCAGCGACTGTTGGATGCGGGCAAGCCCTTCCATGCTCACGAGGTCTTCGAGGACGCCTGGAAGTCGGGCCCGGAACCGGAGCGTGAGCTGTGGCGGGGGCTCGCACAGTTGGCGGTCGGCCTCACGCACGCCGCACGCGGCAATGTGATGGGTGGGAAGCGGCTCCTCCTGCGGGGGGCCGGGCACATCGAGGGCTTCGGCGATCCCCATGGGGTCGATGTGTCGGGGCTGGCGGCGTGGGCCCGCGATCTGGCCTCCCGGCTCAGCGGGCCGGTGGACGCCAGGGCCGAGGCCCCCCGGCTCACCCTGGACCGCTGACGACCGTCCCGCAGTCCCCGGCGGGTCCGCGAGGACCACGAAACGGACTAGGCGACGCCGTCCAGCAGGATGACCTCCAGCCTGCGCGGGCCGTGTACTCCCTCCACCCGGTCCAGTTCGATGTCACTGGTGGCCGAGGGGCCGGAGATCCATGTCAGCGGGGCGCTCGGGGACAGCAGGGGCAGGGCCTGCGGCACCGAAGACACGATCTGAGCGGGCGCCCGGACCACACAGATATGGAGGTCGGGGATCAGGGTCAGGGCCCTGCGTCCCTGGTCAGGGCCACCGTCGAGCACGATGGTGCCGGTCTCAGCGATGGCGAGCGCGCAACCCGTGAGCACCGCGTCCACGGTGTCGAGTACGGCGGGAGTCAAGGGTCCCTCGTCCCGGTGGCGGGCGATGGCGCAAGCGCTCAGCCAGGAGTCGGGCACCGCGTCGGGGACGACGATCGACCTCGCCCGGTGGGCGGCGAGACGCTCGGCGATGAGGCCGGGGAGCCCGGTCGGTGTCACCCGGTGGACCACGGCCCGGTAGTCGCTGAGATTGCGTTGGAGCAGTTCCGCGTTCTGGATCGGGTCGTCGCTCGTGTGGGTGATGAGGTAGTCGCGCTCGGGCGGGGGCACGTCCTGGGCCCGGTCGACCGCTGCCCGGATACGGGAGAGGATGCGCTCGCGGGAGGTGTCGGTCATCGGCGGTTCTCCTGCCACCAGTCGCGGAAGGACTGGGTCGGTACGTCGGGCAGTTCGCGGCTCGTGGTCCAGGCGCCGCTGCCGGGTGGTCTGCGCGGGTGCATCCCACGCGTCGCCGCGGCCAGCTTCTCGGTCGCCGCCAGTACGGTCGGATGACGTAGGACCCAGCCGCTGGCAGCGAGGGCGGCCCGCTCGACACGATGGCCGGGCCCGCCTTGTTCGGCGATGCGTCCACGCAGGTGGAGCAGGACGTCGGGGATGTCGATGGCGACGGGGCACACCTCGTAGCACGCACCGCACAGCGTGGACGCATACGGGAGTGAGGCGTCGATCGCGCTGCCGGTGCCTCGGAGTTGGGGCGTGAGGATGGCCCCGATCGGGCCGGGATAGACGGAGCCGTACGCGTGACCGCCGGCTCGCTCGTACACGGGGCAGACGTTGAGGCAGGCCGAGCAGCGGATGCATCGAAGGGCCTGGCGTCCCACCTCGTCGGCGAGTACGTCGGTGCGACCGTTGTCGAGGAGGATCAGATGGAAATCTCGGGGCCCGTCGTCGTCAGTGGTTCCCGTCCACAGCGAGGTGTAGGGGTTCATCCGCTCGGCCGTGGAGGAACGTGGCAGCGTCTGGAGGAAGACCTCCAGGTCCCGCCAGGTGGGCACGGTCTTCTCGATGCCGACGACGGAGATCAGGGTGCGGGGGAGGGTGAGGCACATCCGCCCGTTGCCCTCGGACTCGACGACGACGAGCGTGCCGGTCTCGGCGACCATGAAGTTGGCCCCCGAGATGCCGACGCGGGCTCGGAGGAACTTCTCCCGCAGATGGAGACGGGCGGCCTCGGCGAGATCGGCCGGGGAATCGGTGAGCCCGTGCGGCGCCGCCCTGCCCCATTTGCCCATCTCGTCGGCGAAGAGCGAACGGATCTCGGCACGGTTGCGGTGGATCGCCGGGACCAGGATGTGGGAGGGCCGATCGTCACCGAGCTGCACGATGAGCTCGGCGAGATCCGTCTCGTACGCGGTGATGCCCTCCGCCGCGAGTGCCTCGTTGAGACCGATCTCCTGGGTGGCCATGGACTTGACCTTGACCACCTCTGTCTCGCCCGTGGCCTTCACCAGGTCGGCGACGATCCGGTTGGCCTCGGTGGCGTCGGCGGCCCAGTGGACCGTACCGCCGGCCTCGGTGACCGCCGCCTCCAACTGGATCAGATAGCGGTCGAGATGGCGCAGGGTGTGGTCCTTGATCTGTCGTCCCGCCTCCCGCAACTGCTCCCAGTCGGACAGCTCGGCGACTGCCTTGGCGCGCTTGGCGCGGATCGTATGGGTCGCGTGGCGCAGATTGGCGCGGAGGGTGGTGTTGTGCACGGCCTCCTCCGCCGCTCGGGGAAAGGGTGGCATCCCCAGGAAGGCGGCGCTCATGAGATGGGCTCCTCGGGGCGATAGGGGTCCTCTTCGGTGGAACCGAGGATTTCCGCGATGTGGAGGGGACGCAGTGGCTCGTCCTGGCGACGGATCAGACCGTCGAGGTGCATCAGACAGGAGTTGTCGGCGGCGCAGAGCACCTCGGCGCGGGTCGCGAGTGCGCTACGGATCTTGTCCTGCCCCATCGCGGTCGACACCGCCGCGTTCTTCACGGCGAAGGTACCGCCGAAACCACAACACTCCTCGGCGCCCGGCAGTTCCCGCAGTTCCAGCCCCTTGACCGCTTGCAGCAGTCGGTGCGGCCGACTCCCGAGGCGCAAGGTGCGCAAGCCATGACACGAGGGGTGGTAGGTGACCGTGTACGGAAAGTACGCACCGACATCGGTGACCTTGAGGACGTCGACGAGGAACTCGGTGAGCTCGTGGGTCCGCGAAGCCAGGGAGGTCTCCCCCCACCGCGGGTACTGCTCCCGGACCATGGCGGCGCAGGAGCCCGAGGGGGTCACGACGTGGTCGTAGCCCGCGAAGGCGCGTGCCGTGTGCTGGACGAGCTTCTCCGCGGCCCCTCGGTAGCCGGTGTTGAAGTGGGGCTGTCCGCAGCAGGTTTGCGCCGCGGGGAAGTCCACGCTGACACCGAGCCGCTCCAGCAGCTTCACGGTCGCGACACCGGTGGCGGGAAACAGGGCGTCGTTCAAGCAGGTGACGAAGAGGGCGACACGCATAGCGGGAGGATAGGGGCAGTCGGTGCCCCGTGGGCCGAGGAGGGCGCAGTACTTGGGGGCGACGTCACCCTGGGGGCCGGTGGGCGGTGTGCGTGAGGCAGACTCGGCGGGTGAGGAAAATCTATGTCATCGGCATTGGATCGGGTGATCCCGACCAACTGACGCTCCAGGCCGTGAAGGCGTTGAACGCCGCGGACGCGTTCTTCATCCTCGACAAGGGCGAGGACAAGTCGGACTTGATCCAACTGCGGCGGGACATCCTCGATGCGCACGTCGAGGACGGGTCCTACCGTCTGGTCGAGGGGCGGGACCCCGAGCGCGACCGGGTGACGTCCGACTACGCCCCGGCGGTCGAGGACTGGCGTCGCCGCCGCGCGGACCTGTTCGAACGGTTCATCGCCAAGGACCTGGCGCAAGACGAGTGCGGTGGGTTCCTCGTCTGGGGCGACCCCTCCCTCTACGACTCCACCCTGGGGTCCCTGGAGGAGGTGCTGCGCCGGGGCAACGTGGCCTTCGACCATGAGGTGGTGCCCGGGATCAGCAGTGTCTCGGCATTGCTGGCGCGGCACCGCACCGGGTTGAACAGGGTGGCCCGCCCGGTTCAGATCACCACCGGCCGCCGGTTGGCCGAGGGGTGGCCCGAGGACGTGGACGACGTGGTCGTGATGCTGGACGCGCGCCAGGCGTTCACCCGCCATCTGGATCAGGACCTCTTCATCTACTGGGGCGCGTACGTGGGGACGAAGGACGAGATCCTCGTCTCGGGGCGGCTCGCGGACGTATCGGACCGCATTGAGCGACTGCGTGCCGAGGCGAGGGAACGCAAGGGCTGGATCATGGACACGTATCTGCTGCGGCGGGGGTAGCCGTTCCGGTCCGAGGGAGAGGTCCCAGGGAGGGGTCCTGGGGGAGTGCTGCCCTGAAGTGGCGCCGGGAAAGGGGCCCGAACGACGGGGGGACGGTCCCTGCTCCCGCGCTGATCTGGGCGTACGGCCCGATCGTGCGAGCCGGCTCGGGTGGCACCGCCTGAATGATCAACACGAAGGCGGGTTAGCATATGAGCGCCGCCTAGCTCGAAAGATGAATCTGTGACTGTCAACGAGGACTCGTTCATCAACTGGAAGAACCGCGAAGAGATCGCGGAGTCGATGATTCCGATCATCGGCAAGCTACACAGGGAGCGGGACGTAACGATTCTGCTGCACAGCCGCTCCTTGGTGAACAAGTCAGTGGTCAGCATCCTCAAGACCCACCGATTCGCCCGGCAGATCGCCGGTGAAGAACTCTCGGTCACTGAGACGCTGCCCTTCCTTGAGGCACTCACCACCCTCGATCTCGGTCCGTCCCAGATCGACATCGGCATGCTCGCCGCGACCTACCGCACCGATGGCCACGGGCTGTCGGTGGCGGAGTTCACCGCGCGAGCCGTCGTCGGCGCCACCGGCGCTAACAAGATCGAACGCAGTGCGCCGCGTGACGTGGTCCTCTACGGGTTCGGACGCATCGGCCGACTGCTCACCCGGCTGCTCATCGAGAAGGCGGGATCCGGCAACGGTCTGCGGCTGCGCGCCATCGTCGTCCGCAAGGGAGCCGGCCAGGACCTCGTCAAGCGC
Coding sequences within:
- a CDS encoding DUF309 domain-containing protein, which produces MDKAPRDRDDEGRARNARPRDGLGRPLPYGVPGVERQPEGVVRSPDQSLKEAQRLLDAGKPFHAHEVFEDAWKSGPEPERELWRGLAQLAVGLTHAARGNVMGGKRLLLRGAGHIEGFGDPHGVDVSGLAAWARDLASRLSGPVDARAEAPRLTLDR
- a CDS encoding LutC/YkgG family protein yields the protein MTDTSRERILSRIRAAVDRAQDVPPPERDYLITHTSDDPIQNAELLQRNLSDYRAVVHRVTPTGLPGLIAERLAAHRARSIVVPDAVPDSWLSACAIARHRDEGPLTPAVLDTVDAVLTGCALAIAETGTIVLDGGPDQGRRALTLIPDLHICVVRAPAQIVSSVPQALPLLSPSAPLTWISGPSATSDIELDRVEGVHGPRRLEVILLDGVA
- a CDS encoding lactate utilization protein B, producing MSAAFLGMPPFPRAAEEAVHNTTLRANLRHATHTIRAKRAKAVAELSDWEQLREAGRQIKDHTLRHLDRYLIQLEAAVTEAGGTVHWAADATEANRIVADLVKATGETEVVKVKSMATQEIGLNEALAAEGITAYETDLAELIVQLGDDRPSHILVPAIHRNRAEIRSLFADEMGKWGRAAPHGLTDSPADLAEAARLHLREKFLRARVGISGANFMVAETGTLVVVESEGNGRMCLTLPRTLISVVGIEKTVPTWRDLEVFLQTLPRSSTAERMNPYTSLWTGTTDDDGPRDFHLILLDNGRTDVLADEVGRQALRCIRCSACLNVCPVYERAGGHAYGSVYPGPIGAILTPQLRGTGSAIDASLPYASTLCGACYEVCPVAIDIPDVLLHLRGRIAEQGGPGHRVERAALAASGWVLRHPTVLAATEKLAAATRGMHPRRPPGSGAWTTSRELPDVPTQSFRDWWQENRR
- a CDS encoding (Fe-S)-binding protein, producing MRVALFVTCLNDALFPATGVATVKLLERLGVSVDFPAAQTCCGQPHFNTGYRGAAEKLVQHTARAFAGYDHVVTPSGSCAAMVREQYPRWGETSLASRTHELTEFLVDVLKVTDVGAYFPYTVTYHPSCHGLRTLRLGSRPHRLLQAVKGLELRELPGAEECCGFGGTFAVKNAAVSTAMGQDKIRSALATRAEVLCAADNSCLMHLDGLIRRQDEPLRPLHIAEILGSTEEDPYRPEEPIS
- the cobF gene encoding precorrin-6A synthase (deacetylating) — encoded protein: MRKIYVIGIGSGDPDQLTLQAVKALNAADAFFILDKGEDKSDLIQLRRDILDAHVEDGSYRLVEGRDPERDRVTSDYAPAVEDWRRRRADLFERFIAKDLAQDECGGFLVWGDPSLYDSTLGSLEEVLRRGNVAFDHEVVPGISSVSALLARHRTGLNRVARPVQITTGRRLAEGWPEDVDDVVVMLDARQAFTRHLDQDLFIYWGAYVGTKDEILVSGRLADVSDRIERLRAEARERKGWIMDTYLLRRG